One window of Nicotiana tomentosiformis chromosome 11, ASM39032v3, whole genome shotgun sequence genomic DNA carries:
- the LOC138900828 gene encoding uncharacterized protein, which yields MIYSCLPGVTLVLSKLYIRQFSVAFGLQANLTKSFIYFGGVEKTEQMRILQIISYSLEELPFKYLGIPLDTKYLTILRWQPLVERIVARVSSWTARKLSYAGRVELVQTVLFGIQSYWAQLFIIPAKVMKLIKAYCRSYIWGYNLTNLQVWNKAAITKTYWDLAHKKDKASIRWIHAYYIKGKNILDIAIPQHASWMVRKILDARKNAQQIPSLNQQKNFIKQIYLGLMGNHNKVKWRRLLFHNDARPREIFSMWLQCHERLLIVDRLAKWESK from the exons ATGATCTACTCATGTTTGCCAGGGGTGACACTAGTTCTGTCCAAGCTCTACATCAGGCAATTCTCTGTTGCTTTTGGTTTACAAGCTAATCTAACCAAGAGTTTTATCTACTTTGGAGGAGTGGAAAAAACAGAACAAATGAGGATACTGCAGATTATAAGCTATTCACTAGAGGAGCTACCTTTCAAATACTTGGGGATTCCATTAGACACAAAATATTTAACTATTCTTCGATGGCAACCTTTGGTAGAGAGAATTGTAGCAAGAGTGTCTTCATGGACTGCTAGGAAACTATCTTATGCTGGCAGAGTGGAGCTAGTGCAGACTGTATTATTTGGCATCCAATCTTACTGGGCACAACTGTTCATCATACCAGCAAAGGTTATGAAGCTGATAAAGGCCTATTGTAGGAGTTACATTTG GGGTTATAACCTAACAAATCTCCAAGTGTGGAATAAGGCAGCAATTACTAAAACATACTGGGACCTGGCTCATAAGAAGGATAAAGCTTCGATAAGATGGATCCATGCATACTACATCAAAGGGAAAAACATACTTGACATAGCTATTCCACAACATGCAAGTTGGATGGTGAGGAAGATTCTGGATGCTAGAAAAAATGCACAGCAAATACCTTCCCTAAACCAACAGAAAAACTTCATTAAGCAGATTTACTTAGGTCTTATGGGGAATCATAACAAAGTAAAATGGAGAAGATTGCTATTCCATAATGATGCTAGACCTAGAGAAATATTTTCAATGTGGCTCCAATGTCATGAAAGACTGTTAATTGTGGATCGATTAGCCAAATGGGAATCCAAGTGA